A section of the Paenibacillus aurantius genome encodes:
- a CDS encoding cache domain-containing sensor histidine kinase: protein MVYRSNIQLMEDEISKQFSIANEQALARLEMTFQEINRVSQSIILNPSIELFLRENVVPVNDSYTQFKNRKYVEEQLNMLLVDAPSIRSVFLYNEDGEMTALSKTGASGEPGTDDLTRMMEKLKPHRGNMVWGRAEAASTIDPEGRRTVLVAARRMLNERLIPYGTMVMVMEESLVSKVLRDLTENSSGKVLLLEPAGGVLYSNNDQSEMEQLVQLTKAHYPRYVKMNGITYLFVRHELIPAGFTLYGGASLQEIQRKNKDIIQVLAFAGIGVILLSALLITISTRTLLTPLAHLMQGLRMLRSGDFTVRVKVDSGDELGFIGDSFNSMAEQVSELINKVYLAQISQRESELKAIQAQLNPHYLHNLFNELYWKLYSNDQEEAALLINAISEMLKYSLKSVQTDTTLGEELHQIRNYIKIQTELFTGGIETIIQAEESLLSLRMMRSLLLPVVENVFVHAFRDMEKDRVLRIKAFLLNEALHIVVADNGCGMDKETLRTLTEAEAILPDGDKTGIGYKSVLRRIQLVYGPAYGVEITSSKGKGTVVHMTLPIKSGTLGSHEEGNG, encoded by the coding sequence ATGGTTTATCGGTCAAATATCCAGTTAATGGAGGATGAAATCAGCAAGCAGTTCTCCATCGCCAACGAACAGGCTTTGGCCAGACTGGAGATGACCTTCCAGGAAATCAACCGCGTATCCCAATCCATTATCCTGAATCCGTCCATCGAACTGTTCCTCAGGGAGAACGTCGTTCCCGTAAACGATTCCTACACCCAATTCAAGAACCGCAAGTATGTGGAAGAACAGTTGAATATGCTCCTGGTGGATGCGCCGTCCATCCGTTCCGTTTTCCTGTACAATGAGGACGGGGAAATGACGGCTCTCTCCAAAACCGGTGCGTCGGGAGAGCCGGGAACGGATGACTTGACCAGGATGATGGAAAAGCTTAAGCCCCATCGGGGGAATATGGTCTGGGGCCGAGCCGAGGCGGCCAGCACCATTGATCCGGAGGGCCGCAGAACGGTTCTGGTTGCAGCCAGACGGATGCTCAATGAGAGGCTGATCCCGTACGGCACCATGGTGATGGTGATGGAGGAAAGCTTGGTATCCAAGGTGCTGCGTGATCTTACGGAGAACAGCAGCGGCAAGGTGTTGCTGCTGGAGCCTGCAGGCGGTGTGCTCTACTCCAATAACGATCAGAGCGAGATGGAGCAACTCGTGCAACTGACAAAGGCACATTATCCTCGTTATGTCAAAATGAATGGCATCACCTATCTGTTTGTCCGCCACGAGCTGATTCCGGCAGGTTTTACCCTATATGGAGGGGCTTCCTTGCAGGAGATACAGAGGAAAAATAAAGACATCATCCAGGTATTGGCATTTGCCGGAATCGGCGTGATCCTGCTCAGTGCACTACTTATTACGATTTCCACCCGGACGCTCCTCACTCCTCTTGCCCATCTGATGCAGGGACTGCGTATGCTGCGTTCCGGCGATTTCACGGTCCGTGTCAAAGTGGATTCCGGCGATGAGCTGGGCTTCATCGGAGACAGCTTCAACAGCATGGCGGAGCAAGTGAGCGAGCTGATTAATAAGGTATATCTGGCCCAGATCAGCCAGAGGGAATCGGAGCTGAAGGCCATCCAGGCACAGCTGAACCCTCATTATCTGCACAACCTGTTCAATGAGCTGTATTGGAAGCTGTACAGCAACGATCAGGAGGAGGCGGCGCTTCTGATCAACGCCATCTCGGAGATGTTGAAGTATTCCCTTAAATCTGTCCAGACGGATACGACTCTTGGCGAAGAGCTGCACCAGATCCGCAATTACATCAAGATCCAGACAGAGCTGTTCACCGGCGGGATTGAAACCATTATCCAAGCTGAGGAGTCCCTGCTGAGTCTGCGGATGATGCGATCCCTCTTGCTGCCGGTGGTGGAAAATGTTTTTGTGCACGCTTTCCGTGATATGGAGAAAGACCGGGTGCTGCGGATTAAAGCGTTCCTGTTAAATGAGGCGCTGCATATCGTGGTGGCTGACAACGGATGCGGTATGGATAAAGAAACCCTGAGAACCTTGACAGAGGCGGAGGCTATACTGCCGGACGGCGATAAGACAGGAATCGGCTACAAAAGTGTGCTGCGGCGCATTCAACTGGTATACGGACCCGCATATGGAGTGGAAATTACCAGTAGTAAAGGAAAAGGAACGGTTGTTCACATGACGCTTCCTATTAAATCCGGGACACTGGGGAGTCATGAGGAGGGAAACGGGTGA
- a CDS encoding response regulator transcription factor has protein sequence MKGKLFIAEDQPNFRKGLLKLVGKRSAEWVVTGEAANGRDALLMMENCVPDLLLTDIRMPHIDGLQLAEEIRRRGWLTKIVIVTGFKDFSYAQSAVKFGVLDFITKPCVETDILSVLERIYVQLIEESQSQLLVEGWKRQHEDSELRSAIMGMPCSGEKVEALLKRLKQCELHFLRIPTYFPPEKHYSAEDVPLLQFAFANIAGEHLNKWFPGGFRLFPMNASEWALLVDRSASQPDTSPSWPQILTDSVHHYLRLALEYSGQGLCANTEELRQGYRRYCREGDRDYGSANESLLNQTALYEKEKEIVTWLMSEDNSRLSRELQEQAVRISHLPPQTAKIEALLLAAAILRLVQVQFPEWQMAVRPIEWDTVYKCATPEDIAAWLQGYIHEFLQSHNNWLASKNDNPVKQAIRFIEESYMGVCGLAEVAAHVHLNPSYFSNMFKKETGESVTGYIQNLRVQKAKLLLKSTDMKIFEISEATGFNDSNYFTHIFNKIAGVSPKEYRKQMAGQ, from the coding sequence GTGAAGGGCAAGTTGTTTATTGCAGAGGATCAGCCTAACTTCCGCAAGGGGCTGCTGAAACTGGTGGGGAAGCGGTCCGCCGAGTGGGTGGTGACTGGGGAAGCGGCCAATGGCCGGGACGCCTTGTTAATGATGGAGAATTGTGTCCCGGATCTCTTGCTGACCGATATCCGGATGCCCCATATAGATGGTCTGCAGCTGGCAGAAGAAATCAGAAGACGCGGCTGGCTGACGAAGATTGTGATTGTAACCGGATTCAAGGATTTTTCGTATGCCCAGTCCGCCGTCAAGTTCGGTGTGCTGGACTTTATCACGAAGCCTTGTGTGGAAACGGATATATTAAGCGTACTCGAGCGGATTTATGTGCAGCTGATTGAAGAAAGCCAGTCTCAGCTCTTGGTGGAGGGCTGGAAGCGCCAGCATGAAGACAGCGAGCTGCGCTCGGCCATTATGGGCATGCCCTGCAGCGGGGAAAAGGTGGAGGCACTGCTGAAGCGGTTGAAGCAATGTGAGCTGCATTTTCTCCGTATTCCTACCTATTTCCCCCCGGAGAAGCATTATTCCGCCGAGGATGTGCCGCTTTTGCAGTTTGCTTTCGCCAATATTGCCGGGGAGCACTTGAATAAATGGTTTCCCGGCGGCTTTCGCCTGTTTCCCATGAACGCATCGGAGTGGGCTTTATTGGTGGACCGGAGTGCTTCCCAGCCGGATACATCCCCCTCATGGCCGCAGATACTCACCGATTCGGTCCATCATTATCTGAGGCTGGCTCTTGAATACAGCGGACAAGGGCTATGCGCCAATACGGAGGAATTGCGTCAGGGCTACAGACGCTATTGCCGGGAAGGGGACAGGGACTACGGTTCTGCCAATGAATCACTGCTCAACCAGACGGCGCTTTACGAGAAGGAGAAGGAAATTGTAACCTGGCTTATGTCGGAGGATAACAGCCGGCTGAGCCGTGAGCTGCAGGAGCAAGCCGTCCGGATCAGCCATTTGCCCCCGCAAACCGCCAAGATTGAAGCGCTGCTGCTGGCTGCTGCCATTCTTCGGCTAGTGCAGGTCCAGTTTCCCGAATGGCAAATGGCTGTGCGCCCCATAGAGTGGGATACTGTCTACAAATGTGCGACGCCGGAGGATATTGCGGCATGGCTGCAGGGATATATTCATGAATTCCTGCAGTCCCACAATAACTGGCTTGCCAGCAAGAATGATAATCCGGTCAAGCAGGCTATCCGGTTTATTGAAGAGTCATACATGGGGGTATGCGGCTTGGCCGAGGTGGCGGCCCATGTCCATCTCAACCCCAGCTACTTCAGTAATATGTTTAAAAAGGAAACCGGGGAAAGTGTAACCGGCTATATCCAGAACCTGCGCGTACAAAAAGCGAAGCTTCTGCTGAAAAGTACAGATATGAAAATATTCGAAATTTCCGAAGCCACGGGCTTCAACGACTCCAATTATTTCACGCATATCTTCAACAAAATAGCGGGAGTCTCGCCCAAAGAATACCGCAAGCAGATGGCCGGCCAGTGA
- a CDS encoding MarR family winged helix-turn-helix transcriptional regulator, with amino-acid sequence MKEILREIGMIARALDSISNIEFKDLDLTRGQYLYLVRICETPGIIQEKVAEMIKVDRTTAARAVKKLEMNGFIEKGDDEHNKKIKKLFPTEKGKAVYPFIKRENDHSNTVALRGFSESEEEILYNLLQRIRRNIETDWEHVKKGNKRNY; translated from the coding sequence ATGAAGGAAATTCTTCGTGAAATCGGAATGATCGCAAGGGCATTAGACTCCATTAGCAATATAGAATTTAAAGATCTCGATCTGACCAGAGGACAATACTTATACCTCGTGCGGATCTGTGAGACTCCAGGGATTATTCAAGAGAAGGTAGCTGAAATGATTAAGGTGGATCGAACCACGGCGGCCCGGGCTGTAAAGAAGCTGGAGATGAACGGCTTTATTGAGAAGGGAGATGATGAACATAACAAAAAAATAAAAAAACTGTTTCCTACAGAGAAAGGAAAGGCGGTTTATCCTTTTATCAAGAGGGAAAATGATCATTCCAACACCGTTGCCCTAAGGGGATTCTCCGAGAGCGAAGAAGAAATCCTGTACAACCTTTTGCAAAGAATCAGGAGAAATATAGAAACGGACTGGGAACATGTAAAGAAAGGAAACAAGAGAAATTATTGA
- a CDS encoding GNAT family N-acetyltransferase yields the protein MTIQMTRCTVDDLGLLQEISIETFKETFRNQNSPETMKAYLEKAFNLSQLEKELSRASSEFYFLYANGEMAGYLKINTDDAQSEAMGRDSLEIERIYIRKKYHKQGLGKDLINKAIELAKERNKERIWLGVWEKNENAIRFYKKMGFVQTGDHAFYMGEEKQIDWIMTKSLI from the coding sequence ATGACTATACAGATGACAAGGTGCACCGTTGACGATTTAGGTCTGCTTCAAGAGATTAGTATCGAAACCTTTAAAGAGACCTTTAGAAATCAAAATTCACCCGAAACCATGAAAGCCTATTTGGAAAAAGCGTTTAACCTGTCCCAATTGGAGAAAGAATTATCCCGTGCCTCTTCTGAATTTTATTTTCTTTATGCAAATGGGGAAATGGCCGGATATTTAAAGATCAATACGGATGACGCGCAATCGGAGGCAATGGGGCGTGATTCGCTCGAAATCGAGAGGATCTATATAAGGAAGAAGTATCATAAACAAGGGCTTGGTAAGGATCTAATAAACAAAGCTATAGAACTAGCGAAAGAGCGGAATAAAGAGAGAATTTGGTTAGGGGTTTGGGAAAAAAATGAGAATGCCATCCGCTTTTATAAAAAAATGGGGTTTGTTCAAACGGGAGACCACGCTTTCTACATGGGGGAAGAAAAACAAATCGATTGGATCATGACCAAATCCCTTATCTAA
- a CDS encoding LrgB family protein — MTILIPILSLIVTVGVYLLSKKMYRRWKWFVFSPLLVSPVVLIGCLLATRTSYDAYASGTHVLLDLLKPATVAFAIPIYKHLPLLRKHAAELIVSVMLGSLLAFASSILIARLFGLELSMLANLAPRSVTTPIAMAITEKIGGIASLTAACVIVTAILGMFLGPLLIRLLSIQTPIAKGVMLGMGAHGGGTSKAFEFGPVEGTVSCLSMIAAAVVSLAFAPLTFPLLMNVLR, encoded by the coding sequence ATGACCATCCTTATTCCCATCCTCAGTTTGATTGTGACCGTTGGAGTCTATTTGCTTTCCAAGAAAATGTATAGACGGTGGAAGTGGTTCGTCTTCTCCCCCCTGCTCGTCAGTCCGGTCGTGCTCATCGGCTGCTTGTTGGCCACCCGTACCTCCTACGACGCCTATGCCTCCGGGACGCACGTTCTGCTTGATTTGTTGAAGCCCGCAACCGTCGCCTTCGCCATTCCGATCTACAAGCATCTTCCCCTGCTGCGGAAGCATGCGGCCGAGCTTATCGTCAGCGTAATGCTCGGGTCGCTTTTGGCTTTTGCCTCTTCCATCCTGATCGCCCGGTTGTTCGGTCTGGAGCTGTCCATGCTGGCGAATTTGGCGCCAAGGTCTGTCACGACACCGATTGCGATGGCCATAACCGAGAAAATAGGGGGCATCGCCTCCTTGACGGCGGCTTGCGTCATCGTCACGGCGATTCTCGGGATGTTCCTCGGTCCTTTGCTGATCCGCTTGCTTTCCATTCAAACGCCCATCGCCAAAGGTGTCATGCTCGGGATGGGGGCACACGGAGGCGGCACCTCGAAGGCCTTTGAGTTCGGGCCTGTGGAAGGTACGGTGTCCTGCCTGTCCATGATTGCGGCGGCGGTCGTCAGTCTGGCTTTCGCCCCGTTGACCTTTCCCCTCCTGATGAATGTCCTCCGCTGA
- a CDS encoding CidA/LrgA family protein has translation MKAVKLACQISLITLFVLAGHLLAELFRVNIPGSIIGLLLLFLSLQCRLIRLEWVEGGASFLLAEMLIFFVPAAVGVMQYGDLIAAEGLRITLVIILSTILVMSVSGLLVDYMNKKRRETDL, from the coding sequence ATGAAAGCCGTGAAGCTCGCCTGTCAGATCAGCTTGATCACTTTGTTCGTACTCGCCGGTCACCTCTTGGCGGAGCTGTTCCGCGTCAACATTCCGGGCAGCATCATCGGGTTGCTTTTGTTATTCTTGAGCCTCCAATGCCGCCTAATCCGGCTAGAATGGGTGGAAGGCGGCGCGTCCTTCCTGCTCGCCGAGATGCTCATTTTTTTCGTTCCGGCCGCTGTCGGAGTCATGCAATACGGGGACCTGATCGCCGCCGAGGGCCTCCGGATCACCCTCGTGATTATCCTGAGTACCATACTCGTCATGTCCGTTTCCGGACTGCTAGTCGATTATATGAACAAAAAAAGGAGAGAAACGGACTTATGA
- a CDS encoding response regulator transcription factor, translating to MAGIAKERGPELILSEIQLPGGGESDWVKLLIREEHPHKIAFWSEREDFHTVREAIQLGAVDYLLKPVQPQQVEDVVVRMIREWERESKVSLQMWRKTQLQLQQKFVNRLVKGKSFYSDKTFLETIRPLQLEWIRTLPSAVMAIELSGYKNAIQDWKDRQLIEFAMDNVLSELTEPLEHTVLLPQGRNRWILVAGLPQQMSQEGEEQALHHVQTITQNWVASMERYTHGRIAIGISRLASHWREWPHRLTQAMEALAYQRFVGNKVLRYDRTAAILRTKKDGHSDQMRLLDELFAGNKKGIREVLQRFPASLLPPSPDAGLPLEARTLAWIKDIHRFLEQSGALQHPVLDASRLEEQLGETEGEGQLRERVAAHFLHLGELVNPQTGDLMQKAIDYIGSHLSQRVTLEEVAGHLFISPVWLSKLFRKKVGVSFLQYVTQLKMEEAKLLLRHSKMSVQHLSWKLGYQDAVYFSKLFKRFTGMTPTNYRKRMEGGQDK from the coding sequence TTGGCTGGTATCGCAAAGGAAAGGGGACCGGAGCTTATCCTGAGTGAGATTCAGCTGCCCGGCGGCGGGGAGTCTGACTGGGTGAAGCTTCTTATAAGGGAGGAACATCCTCACAAAATAGCCTTTTGGAGTGAACGGGAGGATTTTCATACGGTTAGAGAGGCCATCCAGCTGGGAGCGGTGGATTACCTGCTTAAACCTGTCCAGCCTCAGCAGGTGGAGGATGTGGTGGTCCGAATGATCCGGGAATGGGAGCGGGAGAGCAAGGTTAGTTTGCAAATGTGGAGGAAAACCCAGCTGCAGCTTCAGCAGAAGTTCGTTAACCGCCTCGTTAAAGGCAAGAGCTTCTACAGCGACAAGACCTTCCTTGAAACGATTCGTCCCCTGCAGCTGGAGTGGATCCGCACGCTGCCCAGTGCCGTCATGGCCATTGAGCTGAGCGGCTACAAGAATGCCATTCAGGATTGGAAGGACCGGCAGCTGATCGAGTTCGCCATGGATAATGTGCTGAGCGAGTTAACCGAGCCTCTGGAGCATACGGTGCTGCTTCCGCAAGGCAGGAACCGGTGGATTCTTGTCGCCGGACTCCCGCAACAGATGTCGCAGGAAGGGGAAGAGCAGGCCCTGCACCATGTTCAAACCATTACGCAGAATTGGGTAGCCAGCATGGAACGGTATACCCACGGTCGGATCGCCATTGGCATCAGCAGGCTGGCCTCCCATTGGAGAGAATGGCCGCATCGGCTCACCCAGGCGATGGAAGCTTTGGCTTATCAGCGCTTTGTGGGCAATAAAGTTCTTCGTTACGATCGGACCGCTGCTATTCTGAGAACGAAGAAGGATGGCCATTCGGATCAAATGCGCTTATTGGACGAGCTCTTCGCCGGGAACAAAAAAGGGATCCGCGAGGTGCTGCAGCGGTTTCCCGCCTCCCTGCTGCCTCCTTCTCCAGATGCCGGGCTGCCCCTGGAAGCAAGAACCCTTGCGTGGATAAAGGACATTCATCGCTTTCTTGAACAATCCGGCGCGCTCCAGCATCCTGTTCTGGATGCCTCGAGGCTGGAGGAGCAGCTTGGAGAAACAGAAGGGGAAGGGCAGCTCCGCGAGCGGGTTGCCGCTCACTTCCTGCATTTGGGTGAACTCGTTAACCCGCAAACCGGAGACCTTATGCAGAAGGCCATCGATTACATCGGCTCTCACCTGTCTCAGCGGGTCACGCTCGAAGAGGTGGCGGGCCATCTCTTTATCTCCCCGGTTTGGCTGAGCAAACTATTCCGGAAGAAGGTAGGGGTATCGTTCCTCCAGTACGTGACCCAGCTGAAGATGGAGGAGGCCAAATTGCTCTTAAGGCACAGTAAAATGAGCGTGCAGCACCTGTCCTGGAAGCTCGGCTACCAGGATGCGGTGTATTTTTCCAAACTCTTCAAACGGTTTACCGGGATGACCCCGACGAATTACCGGAAACGAATGGAAGGGGGGCAGGACAAATAA
- a CDS encoding ABC transporter ATP-binding protein, with protein MSRILFNHVYKQYGKDHLPVVKDFDLEIREGEFMVFVGPSGCGKSTTLRMVAGLEDISKGEIYIGDQLINDLPPKDRDIAMVFQNYALYPNMSVYENIAFGLRLRKLPKHEIDLNVKRAARVLEIESFLDRKPKQLSGGQRQRVALGRAIVRQPQVFLLDEPLSNLDAKLRVQMRTEIIKLHKQLGVTTIYVTHDQTEAMTMGSRIVVMKDGIIQQVDTPEQIYNNPANTFVAGFVGSPPMNFIEGRLLEEQGRLEFHTNRFALEIPPGKASALRESRLENRLVTLGIRPENISVEPIMFEAFPRAVIPGLHLLSELMGADRYLLLDVGGKTNLTVRTNPRYTYEEDTKLEVAVDMNRTLFFDCDSGERLID; from the coding sequence GTGTCGCGTATCCTGTTCAATCACGTTTACAAGCAGTATGGCAAAGACCATTTGCCCGTGGTCAAGGATTTCGATCTGGAGATTCGGGAAGGGGAATTCATGGTATTCGTCGGCCCTTCCGGCTGCGGGAAGTCGACTACCCTGCGGATGGTGGCGGGACTCGAGGATATCTCCAAAGGAGAAATATATATCGGAGACCAGCTCATTAACGACCTGCCTCCTAAAGACCGTGACATTGCCATGGTGTTTCAAAATTATGCCCTGTACCCCAACATGTCCGTCTATGAGAATATCGCTTTCGGCCTCCGGCTGCGCAAGCTCCCCAAGCACGAAATTGATCTGAATGTCAAAAGAGCCGCCCGCGTGCTGGAGATCGAATCCTTTCTCGATCGGAAGCCGAAGCAGCTTTCCGGAGGCCAGCGCCAGCGGGTGGCGTTGGGACGCGCCATTGTCCGGCAACCGCAGGTGTTCCTGCTCGACGAACCGCTGTCCAACCTCGATGCGAAGCTTCGGGTGCAGATGAGAACCGAAATCATCAAGCTCCATAAACAGCTTGGCGTCACCACCATCTATGTTACGCACGATCAAACGGAAGCGATGACGATGGGCAGCCGGATCGTCGTCATGAAGGACGGAATTATCCAGCAGGTCGATACTCCCGAGCAAATTTATAACAACCCCGCCAATACGTTTGTGGCCGGCTTCGTCGGATCTCCCCCTATGAACTTCATCGAAGGAAGACTTTTGGAAGAGCAAGGGCGGCTGGAATTTCATACGAACCGGTTTGCGTTGGAGATTCCGCCGGGCAAGGCGTCTGCTTTGAGGGAGAGTCGGCTCGAAAACCGGCTTGTCACCCTTGGCATCCGTCCCGAGAACATCAGTGTGGAGCCTATTATGTTCGAAGCCTTTCCCCGCGCCGTTATTCCCGGTCTTCATCTTCTGAGCGAATTGATGGGGGCGGATCGTTACCTACTCCTTGATGTCGGAGGGAAAACCAACCTGACGGTTCGGACCAATCCCCGCTATACGTACGAAGAGGATACTAAGCTGGAGGTAGCCGTGGATATGAACCGCACGTTGTTCTTTGACTGCGACTCCGGGGAGCGGCTTATCGATTAA